The proteins below come from a single Drosophila busckii strain San Diego stock center, stock number 13000-0081.31 chromosome X, ASM1175060v1, whole genome shotgun sequence genomic window:
- the LOC108606677 gene encoding uncharacterized protein DDB_G0288467, whose product MEEQKHRMLYQGQDPNASGCQAVPKPPAYAEAITHAPSLRHNNNNNNNNSCHRLSLQQQQQRSERRCTFFAEPQHLRQQQQEQQQQQQLELESAAATSVSAEPPTPTSVAATSRVHTYIALKPAQRLGATPSLLHCPFCGHVARTVTKRCPSSSSHLWALALCCFGWCCCACLLPYYCCLACRATQHYCAACSNLLATAQD is encoded by the exons ATGGAGGAGCAAAAACATCGCATGCTCTACCAGGGTCAGGATCCCAATGCAAGTGGATGCCAAGCGGTGCCAAAGCCGCCAGCCTATGCTGAGGCGATTACACATGCGCCCAGTTTgcggcacaacaacaacaacaacaacaacaacagttgccatCGGCTcagcttgcagcagcagcagcagcgcagcgagcGTCGCTGCACATTCTTTGCCGAGCCACAACATttgcgacagcagcaacaagagcagcagcagcagcagcaactagagCTAGAGTCAGCGGCAGCCACAAGCGTCAGTGCTGagccgccgacgccgacgtctgttgctgccacatctCGAGTGCATA CTTACATTGCCTTGAAGCCAGCGCAGCGTCTTGGCGCCACGCCCAGCTTGTTGCATTGCCCATTCTGCGGCCATGTGGCACGCACTGTGACCAAACGTTGCCCCAGCTCAAGCTCACACCTTTGGGCGCTCgcactttgctgctttgg ctggtgctgctgcgcCTGTTTGTTGCCTTATTATTGCTGCCTCGCCTGCCGCGCTACTCAACACTACTGCGCTGCCTGCTCCAACTTGCTGGCCACCGCGCAagactga